The sequence below is a genomic window from Streptomyces sp. B21-105.
GGTGCTCATCGGGTCACGCTTCCTTACGCATGCCGCGCAGCTGGACGGCGTAGGCGACGATCATCGTGATGACGCCCATGATGATGGCCACCGTCGCGGAGTAGTTGTGCTGCTGGCCGTTGAACGACAGCGAGTACGTGTAGAAGTTCGGCGTGAAGTCCGTGGTGATGGAGTTCAGCGCCAGTGGACGCAGGATGCTCGGCTCGTTGAAGAGCTGGAAGCTGCCGATGATGGAGAAGATCGTGGCGATGACGATCGCTCCCCGGATCGCGGGCAGCTTGATCGAGCGGATGATCCGCCACTGCCCGGCGCCGTCGATCTCCGCCGCCTCGTACAGCGAGGTCGGGACGACGCGCAGCGCCGAGTAGAAGATCAGCATGTTGTACCCGACGAACTCCCAGGTCACGATGTTGCCGATGGAGGCGAGCACCCAGCCGGGGGAGAGCAGGTCGGGCAGCGTGACACCGAAAGCGGAGTTGATGTCGCCCACCAGGCCGTACTTGGTGCCGTACATGAAGCCCCACATCAGGGTGGCGACCACGGCGGGCACGGCGTACGGGAGGAAGATCGTGATCCGGAAGAAGCTCTTGCCGTACAGCCGGCCGCTGTCCAGCGCCAGCGCCACCAGCAGGGCGATGCCGAGCATGAGCGGCACCTGGACGGCCAGGAAGAGCGCCACCCGGCCGACGGCGCCCCAGAAGGCGTCGTCCTGCAGGGCCCGGGTGTAGTTGTCCAGGCCGACGAACCGGTTTCCGCCGATGAGCTGGTTCCGGAAGAGGCTGAGGTAGATCGAGTACACGATCGGGGCCAGGAAGACC
It includes:
- a CDS encoding carbohydrate ABC transporter permease: MTTLQPPVAAEPRPAPPPAKRDRRSWTGWGFLGPFVAVFALVFLAPIVYSIYLSLFRNQLIGGNRFVGLDNYTRALQDDAFWGAVGRVALFLAVQVPLMLGIALLVALALDSGRLYGKSFFRITIFLPYAVPAVVATLMWGFMYGTKYGLVGDINSAFGVTLPDLLSPGWVLASIGNIVTWEFVGYNMLIFYSALRVVPTSLYEAAEIDGAGQWRIIRSIKLPAIRGAIVIATIFSIIGSFQLFNEPSILRPLALNSITTDFTPNFYTYSLSFNGQQHNYSATVAIIMGVITMIVAYAVQLRGMRKEA